The window GCCACTCGCCGTGCACGCGCTCGCGACGCCGGCATCTATATGGATTACGGCTTCACCCGCCCGGCCGTTGTTAGCCGCGGACCATTCGAACAGTTTCAGAATACCGACGGCACGGCAGGGCACGAGCAAGGCGAGCCGACGATGGCCGCTCCGGAAGATCTGAAAGGTCAACCGACACCGGCCATGCAGCCCAACGACGAAGAATTGCCGACGCCCCCCGTGCGAACCGGCCAAGGGTCCATCCAAGGACCGCAACTGATGGACGCGGGCCGACCGATTGGGAAGCCTCTGGTGAAGGCTTCGGCCAATCCGGTGGCCGATGAGCGAACCGTTGCCGGTACGGCAAAGAGAAATCACGCCGGCGCTGGAACGATGAAAGTTCGAGGACTTGCGCAGCCTGCTGAATTGCAAGTAGACCCGGCGGCGAAGAATATCGCAGCGCTGCGTCCAACCGAAGCGCCAGCTCACAACGACCCCAAGGTCCAATTAACCTCTGCGGAGGAGGCCGCACCATTCGATTGGGGCGCGATGGGAAAGCTAAAGGCCCCTGACGACATAGCGGCCAATTCGACGCCGACGGCATCAGCGGCCAGCAATACCTGGAAATCGCCCAATGCCGGGGCAGCATCCGATGGCGGGTCGGGTGGATGGAAATCGGCGAGGTAGGCTGTTGCTATTTGTCGGTTGCCAGTTGTTGAGCTTGGAAATCAGAGTGTCGATGCGGTCTAATGACAAATGCCGCATGCGAAACAGCAACTGACGACGGACACCTGACCACCGACAAATCACCCAATGAACTTTCGCGTCGACCTCGATGTCTTCCGCGGACCGATGGATTTGCTCCTCTTTCTAGTGCGCAAGCATGAGGTAGAGATCACGGAAATTCCCATTGCGCCGATCGCGGAGCAATTCCTTCAGTATCTTGAAGTGTTGCAGGAGTTGGACGTTGACGGCGTCGGTGATTTTCTCGACCTGGCAAGCACGCTGATCGAAATCAAGTCGCGCTCGGTGTTGCCCCATGGAGAGGAGATTGAAGAGCCGCTGGAAGATCCGCGGCAAGATTTGGTCCGCCGGTTATTGGAATATAAGCAATTCAAAGACGCCGCCAGCATGCTCGACGAGCGCGGCCGGGCCTGGCAGCAACGGTACCGGAGGCTAGGTAGCGATTTGCCCCAACGGTCGCGCGATCCGGCGGAAGAGACAATTCATGAAGTCGAGCTGTGGGACTTGGTCAGCGCCTTCGGCCGCATCTTACGCGAGCAAGCGACGAGCGGGCCATCGAACATTATTTATGACGACACGCCAATCGAAGTTTATATGCAGCGGATTCACTCGCAGTTGATGATGCACGGGCGGCTGGCGATGTCCGAGTTGTTCCGTCCGCATACGAATAAATCGACGTTGATCGGACTGTTTCTAGCGACCATGGAACTGGCGAGGCATCATGGCGTGCTGCTCGAGCAAGACAACCTGTTTGGCGAAATTTGGGTCGTGCCAGGCAAGATGACGAATGAAACGCTGGATTTAAGCAAGGTAGACAATTACCAGCACGGGCAGTAGGTCGGGGCAGTGAAACCTGACAAGTTGCGAGCTTGCAAAATGCTTGTCCAGCTAGAGAGACTGCCCGGCAAAGAGGCCCTCTCGCAGCGCAGCAAAGAGGCCGGCGGCGATCAAGTCGGCGGTCGTGCCGGGGTTGCGACGGTGGCCGTCGGAGCGTAGCCAGAAGTCGAAGTCGGCCAACGCCTGCTGAAATGCTTCGTCGCCGGGATGGCCCATGGATAACACGTGAGCAGCATGGTCGGCGGCTTGTCGTGCTACTTCGAGTCCGCACTTGCGGGCAATCAAGCTGTCGGGATATTTGCTCAACAATTGCAGGTGGACATTAACAATTGAATCGTTGAGCGACCAGCCATGGGATCTTGCCGCCAACAGCCGCGGCACGACGACGTGAAGCACTTCGTGAAAATCGTTGGTGTATTGCCGAGCCACCAAATCACGATCGGCGGCCAGTTGCATTGCCTGAACGAGAGCAGTGGAAGGTGGGCCTGAGACGTCAGCTTCTTTCACTTTGCCCAAACCGCCAGGATTGGCTTCGCGAATCGCTTGATAGACATCGGCGGCATCGGTGATCGATAGTTGCGAAAGCACTGCCGAGATGCCATCGGCTAGTTTCGTCGTGCGCGGCACTTGAGCCAGTGGTGAAACGAGCAAAATAATGCCCAAATTGGCGTTTGTCTTGACGAGCGTTTGTGCCGCTCGAACAGCTTGGAGGGCCGTTTGGCCGAGGCTCTGCTCCGGAGCGCGATCGATCGTCGGCGCAATCGCGATGCTGGCAGCGACCAGATCGGTGTACGTCAAATCATCGAAGTCGGCACCGCGGTGAATGTTGCCGGGCTTCGGCGCGGTGGCTTCGAGGAGGCAGGCCAGCACCGTACACTGGCCGAGGGTGAGGGGCGAGGCTTTCATGCGGTTGGATCATGCAGGGGAGAAAGGGAGATGCGGAGTATCGTTAGCTGGGTGCAGCAAGTGTATGTCCTCCCCTTCTTCGTTGCTCCACTTCTGCCTTGGTTGCGGCTAAGAATACTCTC of the Pirellulales bacterium genome contains:
- a CDS encoding segregation/condensation protein A; this encodes MNFRVDLDVFRGPMDLLLFLVRKHEVEITEIPIAPIAEQFLQYLEVLQELDVDGVGDFLDLASTLIEIKSRSVLPHGEEIEEPLEDPRQDLVRRLLEYKQFKDAASMLDERGRAWQQRYRRLGSDLPQRSRDPAEETIHEVELWDLVSAFGRILREQATSGPSNIIYDDTPIEVYMQRIHSQLMMHGRLAMSELFRPHTNKSTLIGLFLATMELARHHGVLLEQDNLFGEIWVVPGKMTNETLDLSKVDNYQHGQ
- a CDS encoding triphosphoribosyl-dephospho-CoA synthase; this translates as MKASPLTLGQCTVLACLLEATAPKPGNIHRGADFDDLTYTDLVAASIAIAPTIDRAPEQSLGQTALQAVRAAQTLVKTNANLGIILLVSPLAQVPRTTKLADGISAVLSQLSITDAADVYQAIREANPGGLGKVKEADVSGPPSTALVQAMQLAADRDLVARQYTNDFHEVLHVVVPRLLAARSHGWSLNDSIVNVHLQLLSKYPDSLIARKCGLEVARQAADHAAHVLSMGHPGDEAFQQALADFDFWLRSDGHRRNPGTTADLIAAGLFAALREGLFAGQSL